The Mobula birostris isolate sMobBir1 chromosome 1, sMobBir1.hap1, whole genome shotgun sequence genome contains a region encoding:
- the pex2 gene encoding peroxisome biogenesis factor 2, giving the protein MDSMEDNLSTLPPVLRISQLDAFELDRALEQLVWSQFAQCFQCFKPGLLTNFEPELKAILQILLWRFTVYSQNATVGQTLLSIRYKNDLSQGQQYKPMSKRQKLWYALCTIGGKWLQERAHDLISSRSPESIIHKFKYFITFSFGLLKVAGLLNFLIFLQNGRFATFPERLIGIRAVFCRPQGVRQVGFEYMNRELLWHGFAEFLIFLLPLINTRKLKVIVSSWFLPVGHIQDNDGTLSIHCKECAICGDWPTMPHVIGCKHVFCYYCIQSNYLSDAYFTCPKCSTEIQNIVPLLSNIHQSI; this is encoded by the coding sequence ATGGATTCCATGGAAGACAACTTAAGTACCCTACCTCCAGTACTAAGAATAAGCCAACTGGATGCTTTTGAACTGGATAGAGCCTTGGAACAGCTGGTGTGGTCCCAATTTGCCCAGTGTTTCCAATGTTTTAAACCTGGCTTGCTTACAAACTTTGAACCAGAACTGAAAGCAATCCTGCAAATTTTGTTATGGAGATTTACAGTCTATTCTCAAAATGCAACAGTTGGCCAGACACTTCTGAGCATCAGATATAAAAATGACTTGTCTCAGGGACAACAATACAAACCAATGAGTAAACGTCAGAAGCTGTGGTATGCATTGTGTACCATTGGAGGGAAATGGCTACAAGAGAGAGCCCATGATTTAATTAGTAGTCGTTCCCCAGAATCAATTATCCACAAGTTTAAATATTTCATAACTTTTTCATTTGGACTTCTGAAAGTTGCTGGGCTACTGAATTTTTTGATCTTTCTTCAGAATGGTAGATTTGCCACATTTCCAGAACGGCTTATAGGAATCAGAGCTGTGTTCTGCAGACCTCAAGGTGTTCGTCAAGTTGGTTTTGAATATATGAATCGGGAACTTTTATGGCATGGCTTTGCCGAATTCTTAATATTTCTTCTGCCACTGATTAATACCAGAAAGCTGAAAGTAATTGTTTCATCATGGTTCCTTCCAGTAGGCCATATCCAAGACAATGATGGTACACTATCAATCCACTGTAAAGAATGTGCCATTTGTGGTGATTGGCCAACTATGCCTCATGTAATTGGTTGTAAGCACGTCTTTTGTTATTACTGCATTCAAAGTAATTATCTATCTGATGCTTACTTTACTTGTCCTAAATGCAGCACTGAAATCCAAAATATAGTTCCTTTGTTATCTAACATTCACCAATCAATCTAA